The following are from one region of the Trichoplusia ni isolate ovarian cell line Hi5 chromosome 1, tn1, whole genome shotgun sequence genome:
- the LOC113495697 gene encoding opsin-2 translates to MYNQTENSYYDAHFAPFKSGGPGEVEMLGAGLTGEDLAMVPEHWLSYPAPPASAHTALALLYIFFTAAALVGNGLVIFIFSTTKSLRTSSNLLILQLAVLDFIMMAKAPLFIYNSANRGFATGTLGCQIFALMGSYSGIGAGMTNACIAYDRHSTITRPLDGRLSRGKVLLMIACIWIYSTPWALLPLFKIWGRYVPEGYLTSCSFDYLTNSFDTKLFVGCIFACSYVFPMSMIIYFYSGIVKQVFAHEAALREQAKKMNVESLRANQNASAESAEIRIAKAALTVCFLFVASWTPYGVMALIGAFGNQQLLTPGVTMIPAVACKAVACIDPWVYAISHPKYRQELQKRMPWLQIQEPDDTASTATGNTVSNAPAAATA, encoded by the exons ATGTATAACCAAACGGAAAATTCCTACTATGATGCACATTTTGCACCTTTCAA ATCGGGTGGTCCCGGTGAAGTGGAGATGCTCGGCGCAGGTCTCACCGGTGAAGACCTGGCGATGGTGCCCGAGCACTGGCTGTCATACCCGGCACCACCAGCCAGCGCGCACACTGCATTAGCATTGCTATACATATTCTTTACTGCGGCAGCTCTGGTCGGAAATGGACTAGTTATCTTCATATTTTCTAC aACAAAATCTTTAAGAACCTCAAGCAATCTTCTCATTCTGCAGCTAgctgttttagattttataatgaTGGCGAAAGCtcctttatttatatacaatagTGCAAATCGCGGTTTCGCGACTGGGACCCTCGGTTGTCAAATATTTGCGTTGATGGGCTCTTACAGTGGTATCGGGGCAGGCATGACTAATGCCTGCATCGCATATGACAG GCATTCAACAATCACTCGCCCTCTGGACGGCCGGTTATCACGTGGCAAAGTTCTTCTAATGATAGCTTGTATCTGGATATACAGCACGCCGTGGGCTCTTCTTCCACTCTTCAAAATCTGGGGTCGATATGTGCCTG agGGATATTTAACGTCCTGCAGCTTCGACTACTTGACAAATTCTTTCGATACGAAATTATTTGTGGGATGTATATTCGCTTGCAGTTACGTCTTTCCCATGTCGATGATAATTTACTTTTACAGCGGAATTGTTAAACAAGTGTTTGCACATGAAGCTGCCTTAAG AGAACAAGCCAAGAAAATGAATGTGGAATCCCTTCGTGCCAATCAGAACGCGAGCGCAGAGTCGGCTGAAATTCGGATAGCGAAAGCAGCTCTCACTGTTTGTTTCCTGTTTGTGGCGTCATGGACCCCATACGGTGTCATGGCGCTGATTGGAGCTTTCGGAAACCAACAATTACTGACGCCTGGG GTAACAATGATTCCAGCTGTGGCTTGCAAAGCTGTAGCTTGCATAGATCCTTGGGTATATGCTATCAGCCATCCTAAGTACAG GCAAGAACTTCAGAAACGCATGCCGTGGTTGCAGATTCAAGAGCCAGACGACACAGCCTCGACCGCAACTGGCAACACTGTTTCTAACGCACCAGCCGCCGCAACCGcttaa